Below is a genomic region from Streptomyces roseoviridis.
GCCGCGTGCGCGGACAGGGTCGACAGGAGGGTCCGTACGGCCTCCTCCGGCAGGAAGAACAGCAGGCCCTCGACCACCCACAGGACGGGCTCGTCGCTCTTCCACCCCGCCTCCTTCAAGGGGCCGGTCCAGTCCTGGGTGAGGTCGACCGGGACGGTGATCCGGGTGCGGCCGGCCGGCTGCGGCTCGTCCGCGAGCATGCCGGCCTTGGCCTCCAGGAGCGCCGGGCGGTCGAGCTCGTAGACGGTGATGCCGTCGGGCCAGGGCAGCCGGAAGAACCGGGTGTCCATGCCGGCGGCGAGGAAGACCACCTGGCGGATGCCGCGCTCCTCCACCGCCTTGACGATGGCGCGGTCCAGGTAGGTGGTGCGGATGGCGAGGAACGGCACGGTGCCGCCGCCGGCGTAGCGCTCGAGCAGTTCGAAGCCGATCTCGTCGGCGACGGTGCGCGCGTAGGGATCGGCGAACAGCCGGTCCTCGCGCTCGGTCTCCAGGGCGCGCGCGGCGGCGGTCCACTGGGCGGTGCGGGATACGGCCTCCACAGGAGGTCCCCCTTCACTGGTGGTGGTGAGGTTCGAAACGGCCGTGTTCAGCCGGAGACCGGCACGGCGACGGCGGCCGGGGTGCCGGTCGCGGCGGGGGCGACCGCCGCGACCGGGCTCTGCGCGGGGCGCGAGCAGCACCCGGCCGGATCCGCGGCCGCGGGCATCGACGACTGATGGGCGGCCTCGGCTCCGGCGGGACGGCGCCGGAAGATGCTGTGCAGGATCATGCTGAACACGGCCGTCCCGTCGGCGGCCACCAGCGTGCAGCGCGGCTTGACGGTGCCGCTGGTGGGGTTGAACGGCGACGGGGTCGCGCCAAGGATCTCCACCCGCGCCCTGAGGACGTCACCGGGGCGTACGGGCCGCAGGTAGCGGACCTCGTCGATGCCGGGCGAGCCCATGCAGGCGCTGTAGGCGAGCAGTCCGTCGACGTAGCGGCGCATGAACATCGCCTGGGTGTGGAAGCCGCTGGCGATCAGCCCGCCGAACGGCGAGTCCTCGGCGAGCTCGGGGTCCGTGTGGAAGGGCTGCGGGTCGAAGCGCTTTCCGAAGTCCAGCACCTCCTCCGCCGTGACGGTGACGGTGCCCAGCTCGTGGACGTCACCGGGCCGGAAGTCCTCGAAG
It encodes:
- a CDS encoding SAM-dependent methyltransferase, with protein sequence MEAVSRTAQWTAAARALETEREDRLFADPYARTVADEIGFELLERYAGGGTVPFLAIRTTYLDRAIVKAVEERGIRQVVFLAAGMDTRFFRLPWPDGITVYELDRPALLEAKAGMLADEPQPAGRTRITVPVDLTQDWTGPLKEAGWKSDEPVLWVVEGLLFFLPEEAVRTLLSTLSAHAAPGSVLLGDVISRAALENPLARTFLSALKEDGNPWLFGTEEPEALLDACGWDVLEVRQPGEPGADFGRWPYPVPARAVPRVPRSFLFTCELPTTNGYQGNQEEKAA
- a CDS encoding MaoC family dehydratase, producing MRYFEDFRPGDVHELGTVTVTAEEVLDFGKRFDPQPFHTDPELAEDSPFGGLIASGFHTQAMFMRRYVDGLLAYSACMGSPGIDEVRYLRPVRPGDVLRARVEILGATPSPFNPTSGTVKPRCTLVAADGTAVFSMILHSIFRRRPAGAEAAHQSSMPAAADPAGCCSRPAQSPVAAVAPAATGTPAAVAVPVSG